In Phaseolus vulgaris cultivar G19833 chromosome 10, P. vulgaris v2.0, whole genome shotgun sequence, a single genomic region encodes these proteins:
- the LOC137819749 gene encoding uncharacterized protein produces MVHLESSIAYSNTTFTLFYSFCFIFIFITFFSHYSLCSSPCSGRFVFLVSTFTFRFSTISQSMTRGNQRDRDRERAQSRAGGKTKHLKNHGFTPQQRRERNCVLENDEFANIHAPTIITRVGKIITECCDQLWLQNGMQKALQEKAAKKAVQDSGGNNAGGGRGKI; encoded by the exons ATGGTCCATCTAGAGTCTTCCATTGCATATTCCAACACCACTTTCACGCTATTTTACTCATTCtgcttcatcttcatcttcatcacttTCTTCTCTCACTATTCACTTTGCTCTTCTCCTTGTTCAGGGCGTTTCGTCTTCCTCGTTTCTACCTTCACCTTTCGTTTTTCAACAATCTCTCAAAGCATGACTC GCGGTAACCAGAGGGACCGAGACCGTGAAAGGGCTCAGTCAAGAGCTGGTGGAAAAACCAAGCACCTTAAGAATCATGGCTTCACTCCTCAACAGCGCAGGGAAAG GAATTGTGTTCTAGAAAATGACGAATTTGCAAATATTCATGCACCCACAATAATTACGAGAGTTGGTAAAATTATCACCGAATGCTGCGACCAATTGTGGCTGCAAAATG GGATGCAAAAAGCATTGCAGGAGAAAGCGGCGAAGAAAGCTGTTCAGGATTCAGGAGGGAATAATGCAGGTGGCGGCAGAGGTAAAATATAG
- the LOC137819744 gene encoding alkane hydroxylase MAH1-like, with product MAMVGFGEFLLAFLLFVLIYYWRLNRHAPITNWPVLGMLPGLLLNLSIIFDYLTMLLKHHRGNFMFEGPWLSNMKIFFTSDPMNVQHITSTKFENYGKGDDFREIFEVLGDGIFRSDSQLWKYNRSILHSTFKQVSFQLFIHKTINNKIESCLLPFLDHAWKQGTEVDLQEAFQRLTFDVICSTVLGFDPTCLSIDFPEVACEKAFTELEDAIFYRHFTPRCSWKLLQWLQLGKEKNLKESQEIVDQMLYKEIASMSKVQGESIGNSTPEEEPRFSLLDVLISEVGKGKLDDKFLRDTAINLLAAGRDTISACLTWFFWLVATHPSVESKILEEIHEKLPAREGNGKDLGVEWLSQLTYLHAAISETLRLYPPVPLEHKCPLKSDMLPSGHWIKSNTMILYSLYSMGRAEEIWGEDCLKFRPERWISNRGGIIHIPSYKFIAFNAGPRSCLGKAISYTEIKMIAAAILWNYRIQLVEGQAISPRVSVVLHMKHGLKVTLTKRSI from the coding sequence ATGGCAATGGTTGGTTTTGGAGAATTCCTTTTGGCATTTCTTCTTTTCGTCTTAATCTACTACTGGAGGCTCAACAGGCACGCTCCCATCACCAACTGGCCTGTGCTTGGCATGCTACCTGGACTCTTGCTCAATTTGTCCATCATCTTCGATTATCTAACTATGCTTTTGAAACACCATAGAGGCAATTTCATGTTTGAAGGCCCTTGGCTATCAAACATGAAGATCTTCTTCACCAGCGACCCTATGAATGTGCAACACATTACAAGCACAAAGTTTGAAAACTACGGCAAGGGAGATGACTTTAGAGAGATCTTTGAAGTTCTGGGAGATGGGATTTTCAGGTCTGATTCCCAACTATGGAAGTATAATAGAAGTATTCTTCATTCAACTTTTAAGCAGGTTAGTTTTCAGTTGTTTATTCACAAAACCATAAACAACAAGATTGAGAGTTGTCTGCTTCCATTTCTCGATCATGCATGGAAACAAGGAACGGAAGTGGACCTACAAGAAGCTTTCCAAAGGTTAACCTTTGACGTCATTTGTTCCACCGTTTTAGGATTTGATCCTACTTGCCTTTCCATTGATTTCCCAGAAGTTGCATGTGAGAAAGCCTTCACTGAACTAGAGGATGCTATCTTCTACAGACATTTCACGCCAAGATGCTCATGGAAGCTGCTACAATGGCTTCAACTAGGAAAAGAGAAGAATTTAAAAGAAAGCCAGGAAATTGTTGACCAAATGTTGTATAAAGAAATCGCATCTATGTCCAAAGTGCAAGGCGAAAGCATCGGCAATAGCACACCAGAAGAGGAGCCACGATTTAGCTTGCTAGATGTTCTTATAAGTGAAGTAGGAAAGGGAAAACTCGATGACAAGTTTCTGAGAGACACAGCAATAAATCTCCTTGCAGCAGGAAGAGATACCATTAGTGCATGTCTCACATGGTTTTTCTGGTTGGTGGCAACACACCCATCTGTGGAATCTAAGATTCTGGAAGAGATCCACGAAAAATTACCGGCAAGAGAAGGTAATGGGAAGGATTTAGGTGTGGAATGGCTTAGCCAGTTAACCTACCTACATGCCGCAATAAGTGAGACATTAAGGCTTTATCCTCCAGTACCACTTGAGCACAAGTGTCCCTTAAAATCTGATATGCTTCCTAGTGGTCACTGGATTAAGTCAAATACCATGATACTATATTCTCTATACAGCATGGGAAGGGCAGAGGAAATATGGGGCGAAGATTGCTTGAAATTTAGACCAGAGAGGTGGATCTCCAATAGAGGAGGGATTATTCACATACCCTCTTACAAATTCATTGCATTCAATGCAGGACCAAGAAGTTGTTTGGGTAAAGCCATCAGCTACACCGAGATAAAGATGATTGCTGCTGCTATACTGTGGAATTATCGCATTCAATTGGTGGAAGGACAGGCTATATCCCCCAGAGTTTCCGTTGTCCTTCATATGAAACATGGCCTGAAGGTGACATTGACAAAAAGAAGCATCTGA
- the LOC137819120 gene encoding uncharacterized protein yields MADLSYFFTNLPDHFFERDLWKVFQTWGRVLDVFISRKLNARNQRFGFVRFHGVIHASSSSLERKLDAIWVEVECSMFNEKREEIGVAINVREARVQEARLIVESGMSAFYSPIIADGENECVGGSEKAHSFLSLNEEVSTQLPRCKEAVLMVQQPTARSATLFTSDSAIENCNRIFGVKNDKNDASSVWGVGKEAGFVNGNNFTIIEGLWKVGSGLPVTIVNVYCSGSLREKKEVWEEINSYRLNQLSKAWCIIGDFNSIRRQEERKSLISESDYSREIRGFNDFIEKSEVVDILLVGRKFTWYKPNGMVKIVLKEVSVDWGPRPFRSLDVWQRIRRFKDFVRMKWASYDVLGGGIYIFKEKLKKLKVDLKVWNKEVFGDVNLASELLQKRINELDARDDERGLEESEREEKRSLLVDLNNAMFKQEAVLYQKARQKWLKQGDLNTKFFHSSVKWRRAMNGLHGMFVYGRWCEDKDVITDKVRLDNVRFNSISTEENELLVGEFSEEEIRTAVWNCDSSKSPGPDGFNFGFLKFSWDIIKADVLSAVKDFTSKSQWPRGTNASFLCLVPKVENPQQLGEFRPISLVGCLYKIISKALSLRLKKVINRVIDIRQLSFLEGRGLLDGVLVANEVLEEYKRKRKSCVFFKVDYEKAYDSVSWDFIYYMLERLGFCAQWIRWINCCFESASVSVLVNGSPTREFFPRKGLRQGDPLALFLFLIVAEGLVGVSRMTEEKQLIDNLEVGKAKVKVNMLQFADDTLFFCEANTKNVFNIKAILLCFELASGLKVNFLKIRIGGTGLSQRLFLCFATILNCKVMGTPFIYLGLPVGGCHKRGDFWNGVVMRVQGKLSRWKGKCLSMAGRICLIKYVLSSIPLFFMSLFRLPSVVADKLIQIQRNFLWGWGSEGKKIIWASWKKVCEPRDIGGLGIIDLRTFNLAFLGKWIWRLGSENGGLWKKILDSKYGGWRSLREEGTSRRSSLWWKDLKEVWASEGWGRSFEDGFEWNVGNGKDISFWEDSCLSGVNPFFDWEKSLVEQLVQLLQGVKLDLGKADSWGWKAGGCQTFTINSTYVQVRRDRVGEICPVYSMLWRCKALPFALFTAWRMMENKIVTRVSLVRSGVMVENSLCCLCGKEEESSSHLFSICSFAWRVWSLCFEWLGISSVIHKDPKSNFLKFRLCQASNSINVVWGTIWVGVVSEIWKHRNSVMFNRSVADAVEVFASMQVKVWSWIFAKSSFAFFPYSNWMLNPLDCMRIIH; encoded by the exons ATGGCGGATCTCTCGTACTTCTTCACTAATTTACCCGACCATTTCTTCGAAAGAGATCTATGGAAAGTTTTCCAAACATGGGGAAGAGTTCTAGATGTCTTCATTTCTAGAAAGCTCAATGCAAGGAATCAGAGGTTTGGTTTTGTTAGGTTTCATGGAGTGATTcacgcttcttcttcttctctggaAAGGAAGTTGGATGCAATTTGGGTAG AAGTGGAGTGCAGTATGTTTAATGAGAAGAGAGAAGAAATTGGCGTGGCCATTAATGTGAGAGAGGCTCGTGTGCAGGAGGCTAGGCTAATAGTGGAGAGTGGTATGTCTGCATTTTATTCTCCAATTATTGCTGATGGTGAAAACGAGTGTGTGGGAGGGTCTGAAAAGGCACATAGTTTTCTCTCTCTCAATGAGGAGGTTTCCACTCAACTTCCCAGATGTAAGGAA GCAGTTCTTATGGTTCAGCAACCTACTGCGAGAAGTGCTACTCTTTTTACGTCAGATAGTGCTATTGAAAATTGTAATAGAATTTTTGGAGTGAAAAACGACAAGAATGATGCTTCTAGTGTTTGGGGTGTTGGTAAAGAAGCAGG CTTTGTTAATGGAAATAATTTCACTATAATTGAAGGTTTGTGGAAGGTTGGCAGTGGTTTACCTGTAACAATTGTGAATGTTTACTGCTCTGGTAGCTTACGGGAAAAGAAAGAGGTATGGGAAGAGATCAACAGCTATAGGTTGAACCAACTGTCAAAGGCTTGGTGCATTATTGGTGATTTTAACTCAATTAGACGTCAAGAGGAGAGGAAGAGTTTGATCTCGGAGTCAGACTATTCTAGAGAAAtaagaggcttcaatgattttattgaaaaatcagAAGTGGTTGATATTCTGCTGGTAGGCAGGAAGTTTACTTGGTATAAGCCTAATGGAATGGTGAAGA TTGTGCTTAAAGAAGTGTCTGTTGACTGGGGCCCGAGACCTTTTAGGAGTTTGGATGTGTGGCAAAGAATTAGAAGGTTTAAAGATTTTGTGAGGATGAAATGGGCTAGCTACGACGTTCTAGGAGGAGGGATTtacatttttaaagaaaaattgaaaaaacttAAAGTAGATTTAAAAGTCTGGAACAAAGAGGTATTCGGGGATGTCAACCTTGCGAGTGAGTTGTTGCAAAAGAGGATTAACGAGTTAGATGCGCGCGATGATGAAAGAGGGTTAGAAGAGTCGGAAAGGGAGGAAAAAAGGTCTCTTCTAGTTGACCTTAATAATGCTATGTTTAAACAAGAGGCGGTCTTGTATCAAAAAGCAAGACAAAAGTGGCTGAAACAAGGAGATCTTAATACAAAATTCTTCCACTCCTCGGTTAAGTGGAGAAGGGCGATGAATGGGTTGCATGGGATGTTTGTTTATGGCAGGTGGTGTGAGGATAAGGATGTGATCACGGACAAG GTTAGATTGGATAACGTAAGGTTCAATTCTATCTCGACAGAAGAAAATGAGTTGTTGGTCGGTGAGTTCTCTGAAGAAGAAATTAGGACAGCGGTATGGAATTGTGATAGTTCAAAGAGCCCTGGCCCTGAtggttttaattttggtttcttaaaGTTCAGTTGGGATATTATAAAAGCGGATGTGTTGTCAGCAGTGAAGGATTTTACATCTAAGAGTCAATGGCCTAGAGGTACAAATGCTTCATTCCTGTGCCTTGTTCCAAAAGTAGAAAACCCTCAGCAACTTGGTGAGTTTAGACCTATTTCTTTAGTTGGTTGCTTGTATAAAATTATCTCAAAAGCGTTGTCTCTACGCTTGAAAAAGGTGATTAACAGAGTTATTGACATTAGGCAGTTGTCGTTCCTTGAGGGAAGGGGTCTATTGGATGGCGTACTAGTAGCAAATGAGGTGTTGGAAgaatacaaaagaaaaaggaagagttGTGTTTTCTTTAAAGTTGATTACGAGAAGGCGTATGATTCGGTAAGTTGGGATTTTATCTACTACATGCTAGAAAGGTTGGGTTTTTGTGCTCAATGGATACGGTGGATAAATtgttgctttgaatctgcttcTGTCTCAGTGCTTGTAAATGGTAGTCCTACTAGGGAGTTCTTTCCTAGGAAGGGACTCCGTCAAGGTGATCCGCTTGCTctgtttctttttcttatagTAGCAGAAGGGTTGGTCGGGGTGTCTAGGATGACAGAAGAGAAACAGTTGATAGACAATTTGGAGGTTGGAAAAGCTAAGGTGAAGGTAAATATGCTACAATTTGCTGATGATACTTTATTCTTCTGTGAAGCCAACACCAAAAATGTCTTTAATATTAAGGCGATTCTGCTTTGCTTCGAGCTTGCTTCTGGGCTTAAGGTGAATTTCTTGAAAATTAGAATTGGAGGGACGGGGTTGAGTCAGAGATTGTTTTTGTGCTTTGCGACTATTCTTAACTGCAAAGTGATGGGAACCCCTTTCATTTATTTGGGGTTGCCGGTAGGAGGTTGTCACAAGCGTGGAGATTTTTGGAATGGGGTTGTTATGAGAGTTCAGGGTAAACTATCAAGGTGGAAAGGCAAATGTTTGTCGATGGCAGGGAGGATTTGTTTGATTAAGTATGTTCTCTCCTCAATCCCGTTATTCTTTATGTCATTATTCAGACTGCCTTCAGTGGTGGCAGATAAGTTAATTCAGATACAAAGGAATTTCCTTTGGGGGTGGGGTTCTGAAGGAAAGAAGATCATTTGGGCCTCTTGGAAAAAGGTGTGTGAGCCTCGTGATATTGGAGGCCTAGGTATTATCGACTTAAGGACGTTTAACTTGGCATTCTTAGGTAAATGGATTTGGAGGTTGGGATCGGAAAATGGAGGTTTGTGGAAGAAGATTCTTGATTCTAAATATGGTGGTTGGAGAAGTTTGAGAGAGGAAGGCACAAGTAGGAGAAGTTCcctttggtggaaagatttgaaggaGGTGTGGGCGTCGGAGGGCTGGGGGAGGAGTTTTGAAGACGGTTTTGAGTGGAATGTTGGTAATGGAAAGGATATTTCCTTCTGGGAGGATAGCTG TTTGTCTGGCGTAAATCCTTTTTTTGATTGGGAGAAGTCTTTGGTGGAACAGTTGGTTCAGTTGTTACAAGGGGTGAAGTTGGATCTGGGAAAGGCGGATAGTTGGGGTTGGAAGGCTGGGGGTTGTCAAACTTTTACAATTAATTCTACTTATGTTCAGGTAAGGAGGGATCGTGTAGGGGAGATTTGTCCAGTTTACAGTATGTTGTGGAGGTGTAAAGCGTTACCTTTTGCTTTGTTCACTGCTTGGAGGATGATGGAGAATAAGATTGTTACTAGGGTTAGTCTAGTAAGGAGCGGGGTGATGGTTGAAAATTCTTTATGTTGTCTGTGCGGGAAGGAGGAAGAGTCTTCTAGTCATTTGTTTTCTATTTGCAGCTTTGCTTGGCGTGTCTGGAGTCTTTGTTTTGAGTGGCTTGGAATTTCGTCTGTAATTCACAAGGACCCTAAgtcaaactttttaaaattcagGTTGTGTCAGGCTTCAAATTCGATCAACGTTGTGTGGGGTACAATTTGGGTTGGAGTagtgagtgaaatttggaaacaCAGGAACTCTGTCATGTTCAATAGGAGTGTGGCAGATGCTGTAGAAGTGTTTGCTTCGATGCAggtaaaggtttggtcttggatttttGCAAAATCCAGTTTTGCTTTCTTTCCTTACTCTAACTGGATGTTGAATCCTTTGGATTGTATGAGGATAATTCATTAA